TGTCAAatcagcatgtgtgtgtatcaatgtgtCTTGATTTGTACAGCATTGAAACATTTGGGTGCATGTCTGATGAAAAAAGGGAACAACAAAGAAGCAGAGAAACTTCTCTCTGAAGCTGTCGACATTGAAGCAGTTGCTCTCCATCAAAATCACCCTGACAAAATCTCCAGTCAGAATTTCCTCATTTCTCTTTACCTGCATCTCTCACAgttgctgttttctgttttcagcATTGATTTTATGGTCAGAGTGTTTGCTAAATATTGCTGACTACACACGTGCCCAGCCTGCTTTATTTTCTGCTCTTCGAATCATCAATATTAACCAGCAGCCTCGCAACAGCTGGGAGAGATCAGAGGTCTGATATTTGAGTGGAAGGTTAATGTTGTAATTATTGagtttgttttgcagtaaTGCGTCTACTAAGGAGACTGAGCCCATTCCAACGGCCACAATCTGGCGAGACAATTATTGGTGAAGGGAAAGCAGAAGAAGtagaacagacagatggtgaGGACAATCATTGGCTTTGTAAAGATTGTATTGAACTACTTGTATGTGTTAGAGAGAGGAAATAGACTTGAGAGAAAGTCATGGATTGAGGATGAGGTAGAGAATGATAGTAGACTTACAACAGTcatcatctgtttgcttgtgtgtttgtttgattgttgcttgtgtcgaccagtcagtctgtttgttgctttacttacactgattgtttgtttctctttccTCTCTTTGAATGTGTGTTGtggtttttgtttttctgttattTAATCAGTTGGTTGGGATATTTGGTTGGTTGATTGAGTGTAATTTCTGTATTCTACTCTGATCTCTCTCTTCTGTGTAGGGTGACGATCATTCTGATCAATCTGCACCCACAATGGGTATGACATGCTGCATACAATCCATTAAGCAACTCATcccatgttgtttgttttactaGAAAATCTTGACATTTCTGATCTGTGCCACCCATTGTGGGTGGGTGGTACATTGGAAGTGTTGCACGTTGGTAGCAGTGATGGCTTGTCATTCCATGAGACGATCGGCAGTGAGGGAGGAGAGCTGAGTGCTGGCAGTGTGAGCATTTCTGTTCCAGCGGGTGCCGTTCAATCACCAACACAATtctccattcattcattcatgcaTGATAAGTATATGCCTCCTGTCTCTGCTAGTGGCTACCAAGTGGTCAGTCCAGTTATTTTTCTTGGTCCTCATGACGTCTCATTCAGCAAGCCAATCAAAGTGTGTATCAACACCATAGCTGATGTGACTTCAGCAGGCGGGTCGTTCACTCTGATGAGATGTGAATCAAGACTCAATGAGACGAAGTGGAGATGGCGTGGTGTGGTAGTGTATTCTCCTGATACTCGGGAAGTGCAGTCGCACATTCCATTTGATCCCAACAGCTGGTCAGTAGAGGTGACCAGTTTTAGTTGGTGGGTGTGGCTTGTTAGTTTTATTAAGAGCCCAACCATTTTATTCAGAAGGAAGATGGGATGTGTAGTTCTTGGTCGAAGTCTTTCTTCTTGCAAATGGTCATTATCTGTGCATCTTTTCAATTCATATGAAGAAATTGGTCAGAAAATTATTCGTGACCATCAAGGACATGTATCATTGCCTGCTATCCAGCTCTGTCCAGTAAAAGAATTTAATATTTACTATGAAGGTGACGTAGTTATGAAGCCTCAACTTGGTCCAGAATGGTCATTGTGTCGAGGTGATGCAGAAGTTCAGTATCCAACTAAATATTTGTGGGATCAACCATTTGATCTTGATCATTGctttacatttgttgttgaaatAAATGGCCCTCGTCCTGATAGTTTAGTTGTTCCTGTTCGTGTTGAGTATATCAGACAAGGTGAAGTGGACTTCACTCTGGAACTGGAAGCAGTTCACAAACTGTCCAAATCAGCTGATTCATCAAAGTCCAGTTTACCTTCTCACTCTCCTTCTCTTCCAGATGAGGAACAGGAAGCATTCTACTTCTGTAGTAAAGAGGGTCTACATTCTTCTGGCTCCACATCTTCATCTACAGCAGCAAGTGATAGAACTTCATCGCAAAGTTGGTTTTTACACTGACTTTGGATTGTTCAATTCTTATTGCATtatctatttgtgtttgtaggatCAATAATGCGACAGTGTGCTGATGTACACACAGTCAGTCAATGTGATGTCAGTGCCACGTGCAGCAAAGTTCAAGTATGTTTTGTTAATTGTcgttagtacagtacaatgtatgtatgtgtactcCACCACTACACACACTATAAATCTATGGAGTATTGATTGTATAGTAAATCCATTCCATAGAAGTGTAAGAAGGCTTAATATCAAATACAGAAACGCCAGTTAGCATTAGAATGATGTAGTTTATCttgcttgttaattaacttaactgtTAGACTTTTTGTTGATtaagttaaaatttaaataaattgtTTTAGATTTAAGCTCCTTTTCTCTATTAACATTTCTGTTGTATCTTTGTGTCAGGAGAAAAGCTCATTGCTAGTTCGTCTTCCTGTTGGAAGTGAAGTTCCTTACACAGGATGTACTTTGCGGTACATAGATACTACAGGTCAGACAGTTGAAGAAGTTCCAGGAGAAAGGCTGGATAGTCGTACAATAGAAACTGTTACTCCTGGTAAGTTACATACGTTTGACATGATAGTCATGTGTTTACCTTGATTGTTGTATGTAGCTTGGCCACATGCTGATCGAGTGGAGATACACATATTTTCTTCAGATGGACAAACTCGTCTCGGATATTTTGTACACGTTTTCATTGACCCGTCTGCAGAGATGTTACCTCATATTGTCAATGATCATGAAGATGGCAGCAGCATGCTATCGGAAGCAGTAGaccaagagacaaacaaaggtGAAAAAATTTGtacaaaaattgttttactATTCACTTGGTTGTAGCTATAAAACACGGTCATTTTCACTGTTGTATTATTGTTTCCACTTTCTACTTTGTAACATTGTGGTTTACTCTAATTTTTTACTGTAGTGGAAACAGAGCAACAAAAGAGACTAGAGTCAAGTGCAAAGAgcaaatgcacagacaaagagatgttGTATGTGACTGGTAAAGTCACTGCTTGTTGGCAGGAATTTGTATCCCATCTATCACCAACCTTCTTCACTATGGACAGAATAGATATAATAAAAGGTAATTAccataataatttatttgcaCAGACTAAAAAGGCATTGGACATGTGGATGAA
The DNA window shown above is from Corticium candelabrum chromosome 13, ooCorCand1.1, whole genome shotgun sequence and carries:
- the LOC134188613 gene encoding uncharacterized protein LOC134188613 — protein: MDIKKEIRDLNDKGWKLVEEGQFGEAIRMYEKAREMAEQHLEVTDGLRLAVLGNLGDTYIANGEYVKAQAILENLLSVERKHPETHNLLLAAKHVNKTLGYVLAAFGVTNVTNECGVNVLKEEAETLYFLGQCYFCQSKYVDATSLVEECLLIRQKHLPANDVNVAKTGRLHNNVSVQAMRLLGGCFMKQKKLSEAERLLRHSLEIMKSAHTKDHRDLATDMRQCGLQWGNVPSCEVLMSNGLTRVVGSHAELQQCLRPEEGDELVCVRPELFFNNWIAKLLLKSEIDQIKHDGRHLCQGGWRLGAQFTLAQCLNLQGKVSESIKLMTDCVRMFKSSLHHEHPYVAMAVGQLGLYLMEVGNLDESEQNLRECLDIRRHSLQEKHPDTAFSLKHLGACLMKKGNNKEAEKLLSEAVDIEAVALHQNHPDKISTSQQLGEIRVMRLLRRLSPFQRPQSGETIIGEGKAEEVEQTDERGNRLERKSWIEDEGDDHSDQSAPTMENLDISDLCHPLWVGGTLEVLHVGSSDGLSFHETIGSEGGELSAGSVSISVPAGAVQSPTQFSIHSFMHDKYMPPVSASGYQVVSPVIFLGPHDVSFSKPIKVCINTIADVTSAGGSFTLMRCESRLNETKWRWRGVVVYSPDTREVQSHIPFDPNSWSVEVTSFSWWVWLVSFIKSPTILFRRKMGCVVLGRSLSSCKWSLSVHLFNSYEEIGQKIIRDHQGHVSLPAIQLCPVKEFNIYYEGDVVMKPQLGPEWSLCRGDAEVQYPTKYLWDQPFDLDHCFTFVVEINGPRPDSLVVPVRVEYIRQGEVDFTLELEAVHKLSKSADSSKSSLPSHSPSLPDEEQEAFYFCSKEGLHSSGSTSSSTAASDRTSSQRSIMRQCADVHTVSQCDVSATCSKVQEKSSLLVRLPVGSEVPYTGCTLRYIDTTGQTVEEVPGERLDSRTIETVTPAWPHADRVEIHIFSSDGQTRLGYFVHVFIDPSAEMLPHIVNDHEDGSSMLSEAVDQETNKVETEQQKRLESSAKSKCTDKEMLYVTGKVTACWQEFVSHLSPTFFTMDRIDIIKGNYHNNLFAQTKKALDMWMKKCGVKATRFSIITAMCDINRRLQAERIFGCDLVEHVCPSK